The genomic DNA TCTACGAAAGTTGACTCGCCATGCATTTTCTCCTGATAATAGGAGCTATGCCGTCTCTCGATGTTCAAAACCCAGAAATGCCTGATCTCCAATTCGTCCTGTTCGTGTCGGCACTCTGCACGGCAGACCTGACGACGATCAATGTTTCGCAAGAACTGCGACAGACTATCTTTGATCGCTGCTGGACACTCCTTCACACCGACGCGCCGCCCACGGACCCCAAAGAACGCGTTCTTGATCTACGAGGGGGAACGGAACTCACGCTCGATGCCTGCGCTGCTACGATCCGATCACTTCTCCTCGATGCCAACATCACTACCCTAGTATGGGATCATCCGGTGAGTGCGGCTCGCATGAACAGCTCACCTGAAGCTCTTCCCTTGATCGACCGATTGGGGCAATTGTATCCCGATCGTCCTACAACCGTCGATCCTCCCAGTCATCTACCTCGGGGATCCAATCCCGAGCCATGAATAGAGAATACCGTGCGTGTGACGTCAATTGACATTCCTGGTGTGCTCTTGTTGGAACCGTCTGTCATGTCGGATCAGCGAGGGTGCTTCGTGGAAACATATCACGCGCAGCGTTACTCGGACGCAGGTATTACTGAGCACTTCGTCCAAGATAACTGCTCACGCTCCGTCCGAAACACGGTGCGGGGCCTGCATTTTCAGGAACCGCAGGCTCAAGGGAAACTCGTCATGGCCCTTGAGGGAACTGTATACGACGTCGTCGTCGATATTCGAAAGGGCTCGCCGACGTTCGGAAAATGGTATGCGACCGAGCTGTCGGGTAAAAACCTTCACCAAATGTACATTCCTCCGGGATGCGCTCATGGTTTTTGTGTCACGAGCGAGACGGCGACGTTCCTGTATAAGTGCACGGCTTATTATTCGCCGGAAGATGAACGAGGCATCTTGTGGAACGATCCGGTTTTGGGAATTGTCTGGCCGATCAGTGAGCCTATTCTGTCGCAGAAAGACCGGGCTTACCGCACTCTCAAAGGAATGGAAATGGAGTTGCCGTCCTATAAACCTGTTCATTAGCTGATCGCCCTCGTTCACTCTCGTTCCTTTTACGTACCAACGAGGTTTCCAGACGGTGGAGCAATTCTAGTGACAGGGCAGCTATGAGTGTGGTATGTGTGCTGTTCTCTTACCCATAGTGGCACGTCCCCATCGTCTAGCCTGGCCTAGGACATTGCCCTTTCAAGGCAGTAACACGGGTTCAAATCCCGTTGGGGACACCAGTTCCTTTGCAGGATTGTCTGCTAAAATCCTCAACTGCGTCATGGACGGTGTCGAAGAGGCATGGACTCCCTCATACTGGAGCCCATGAATCGGTTGGTGGCCGCCATCTGGGCAAACGGCACCAAAAAACACAACACATGCCTGGTCGGCTAAGGGATGGAAAGCATCGGCACGAGCCTCTCGGAATCGCGACGAGGATTTCTGTTTGGGAGCATTTTGATTTTCGTCACGACCTTCGTCTGGATCATGCTGGTAGGCTCTGTCGGGATTTCTCAGTGGACCGAATACCTCGTCATTGCAGGAATTCTCGCTCAGGTCCTTCTCATCCATCGGCGAGAGCAGGTGCTGTACACATCGCGACGGTGGCGATTCTGGTATGCGCTGATCATCGCGGGGTTTGCATGCGATCTAATGACCAGGCATCTCTGGATGCAAGGCCATGACACCATCGCAGATCTCATACAGGTCCGCGGTCAGCTCATGCTGGGCGGGTTCCTCTTGTTTTATGTTATGGTATTCCCGATCACGCTACGCCTGACCACCCGAAACAAGACGTCGTGA from Nitrospira sp. includes the following:
- a CDS encoding dTDP-4-dehydrorhamnose 3,5-epimerase produces the protein MRVTSIDIPGVLLLEPSVMSDQRGCFVETYHAQRYSDAGITEHFVQDNCSRSVRNTVRGLHFQEPQAQGKLVMALEGTVYDVVVDIRKGSPTFGKWYATELSGKNLHQMYIPPGCAHGFCVTSETATFLYKCTAYYSPEDERGILWNDPVLGIVWPISEPILSQKDRAYRTLKGMEMELPSYKPVH